In Molothrus ater isolate BHLD 08-10-18 breed brown headed cowbird chromosome 20, BPBGC_Mater_1.1, whole genome shotgun sequence, the following are encoded in one genomic region:
- the GSN gene encoding gelsolin isoform X1 — translation MGRKDFNYLFLTICCTMALKLHCVSSMSVAGLGCVVTAALVLSAVPVSMVEHAEFLKAGKEPGLQIWRVEKFDLVPVPKNLYGDFFTGDSYLVLNTIKQRSGNLQYDLHFWLGDESSQDERGAAAIFTVQMDEHLQGRAVQHREVQGHESPTFLGYFKSGIKYKAGGVASGFRHVVPNEVTVQRLLQVKGRRTVRATEVPVSWDSFNTGDCFILDLGSNIFQWCGSQSNRQERLKATVLAKGIRDNERNGRAKVYVSEEGSEREEMLQVLGPKPSLPAGVSDETKTDTANRKLAKLYKVSNGAGNMAVSLVADENPFSQAALSTDDCFILDHGTDGKIFVWKGKGANSEEKKAALKTASEFIDKMGYPKHTQIQVLPESGETPLFKQFFKNWRDKDQTEGLGQPHVSGHVAKIEQVPFDAATLHSSKAMAAQHGMEDDGSGKKQIWRIEGSEKVPVDPATYGQFYGGDSYIILYDYQHDGKQGQIIYTWQGADSTQDEIATSAFLTVQLDEELGGTPVQKRVVQGKEPPHLMSMFGGKPLVVYKGGTSREGGQTAPAATRLFQVRSSTSGATRAVELDPTASQLNSNDAFVLKTPSAAYLWVGQGASNAEKSGAQELLKILGARPVQVAEGKEPDNFWAALGGKAPYRTSPRLKDKKMDAHPPRLFACSNKSGRFTIEEVPGDLTQDDLATDDVMLLDTWDQVFVWIGKDAQEEEKTEALKSAKRYIDTDPSTRDKRTPVTIVKQGFEPPTFSGWFLGWDDDYWAVDPLQRAMADVDV, via the exons ATGGGCAGGAAGGACTTCAATTATCTTTTCCTCACCATTTGCTGCACAATGGCTCTGAAGCTGCACTGTGTCAGCTCCATgtctgtggcagggctgggatgtgttGTTACAGCGGCTCTTGTGCTTTCAGCTGTG CCTGTCAGCATGGTGGAGCACGCCGAGTTTCTGAAGGCTGGGAAGGAACCCGGCCTTCAGATCTGGAGGGTCGAGAAATTTGATTTGGTCCCAGTGCCAAAAAACCTGTATGGAGACTTCTTCACCGGTGATTCCTACCTGGTGCTGAACACCATCAAGCAGCGCAGCGGGAACCTCCAGTACGACCTGCACTTCTGGCTGG GTGATGAAAGCTCTCAGGATGAGCGAGGGGCTGCTGCCATCTTCACTGTGCAGATGGATGagcacctgcagggcagggctgtgcagcaccGCGAGGTGCAGGGCCACGAGTCCCCCACCTTCCTGGGCTACTTCAAATCTGGCATCAAGTACAAG GCTGGTGGTGTGGCTTCTGGCTTCAGGCACGTGGTTCCCAACGAGGTCAcagtgcagaggctgctgcaggtcaAAGGCAGGCGGACAGTCCGGGCCACGGAGGTCCCTGTGAGCTGGGACAGCTTCAACACAGGGGACTGCTTCATCCTGGACCTGGGCAGT AACATCTTCCAATGGTGTGGCTCCCAGAGCAACCGGCAGGAGCGGCTGAAGGCCACAGTGCTGGCCAAGGGCATCCGGGACAATGAGCGCAACGGCCGCGCCAAGGTCTACGTGTCAGAGGAGGGATCCGAGCGCGAGGAAATGCTCCAG GTTCTGGGACCAAAGCCCAGTTTGCCAGCAGGAGTTTCTGATGAGACCAAAACCGACACAGCCAACAGGAAGCTGGCTAAGCTGTACAAG GTCTCCAATGGGGCTGGGAACATGGCAGTGTCCTTGGTGGCAGATGAGAAccccttctcccaggcagccctgAGTACAGATGACTGCTTCATCCTGGACCACGGCACAGATGGAAAGATCTTTGTTTGGAAAG GCAAAGGTGCCAACTCTGAAGAGAAGAAGGCAGCACTGAAAACAGCCTCAGAGTTCATTGACAAGATGGGTTATCCCAAACACACCCAG ATCCAAGTCCTCCCTGAGAGTGGTGAGACACCTTTGTTCAAGCAATTCTTCAAGAACTGGCGGGACAAGGACCAGACagaagggctggggcagcctcacgTGTCTGGCCATGTTGCCAAGATCGAGCAGGTCCCTTTCGACGCTGccaccctgcacagctccaaGGCCATGGCTGCCCAGCACGGCATGGAGGATGATGGCTCTGGCAAGAAACAG ATCTGGAGAATAGAAGGCTCCGAGAAGGTGCCAGTGGACCCCGCCACGTACGGGCAGTTCTACGGCGGGGACAGCTACATCATCCTGTACGATTACCAGCACGACGGGAAGCAGGGACAGATCATCTACACCTG GCAGGGCGCCGACTCCACGCAGGATGAAATTGCAACCTCTGCATTCCTCACAGTGCAGCTggatgaggagctgggaggCACCCCTGTGCAG AAACGAGTAGTGCAAGGGAAAGAGCCCCCTCACCTGATGAGCATGTTTGGTGGAAAGCCCTTGGTTGTCTACAAGGGTGGAACCTCAAGGGAAGGAGGCCAGACTGCTCCTGCGGCAACGCGGCTGTTCCAGGTGCGCTCCAGCACCTCCGGAGCCACCAGAGCAGTGGAG CTGGATCCTACAGCCAGTCAGCTGAACTCCAATGATGCCTTTGTCCTGAAAACTCCCTCTGCTGCCTACCTGTGGGTTGGCCAAGGAGCCAGCAACGCTGAGAAATcaggagcacaggagctgctgaagatACTGGGAGCTCGCCCAGTACAGGTTGCTGAGGGCAAAGAGCCAG acAATTTCTGGGCAGCCTTGGGTGGCAAAGCTCCGTACCGCACCTCGCCCCGCCTCAAGGACAAGAAGATGGACGCTCACCCCCCGCGCCTCTTCGCGTGCTCCAACAAGAGCGGCCGCTTCACC ATTGAAGAAGTTCCTGGAGATCTGACTCAGGATGACCTTGCCACAGATGATGTGATGCTCCTGGACACATGGGATCAG gTCTTTGTATGGATTGGGAAAGATgcccaagaagaagaaaagactgAAGCACTCAAGTCTG ccaaGCGCTACATTGACACAGACCCCTCCACGCGGGACAAGAGGACCCCGGTGACCATCGTCAAGCAGGGCTTTGAGCCTCCCACCTTCTCTGGCTGgttcctgggctgggatgaTGACTACTGGGCTGTGGATCCCCTGCAGAGAGCAATGGCAGATGTGGATGTGTGA
- the GSN gene encoding gelsolin isoform X2 yields MGMTCFKEASLPVSMVEHAEFLKAGKEPGLQIWRVEKFDLVPVPKNLYGDFFTGDSYLVLNTIKQRSGNLQYDLHFWLGDESSQDERGAAAIFTVQMDEHLQGRAVQHREVQGHESPTFLGYFKSGIKYKAGGVASGFRHVVPNEVTVQRLLQVKGRRTVRATEVPVSWDSFNTGDCFILDLGSNIFQWCGSQSNRQERLKATVLAKGIRDNERNGRAKVYVSEEGSEREEMLQVLGPKPSLPAGVSDETKTDTANRKLAKLYKVSNGAGNMAVSLVADENPFSQAALSTDDCFILDHGTDGKIFVWKGKGANSEEKKAALKTASEFIDKMGYPKHTQIQVLPESGETPLFKQFFKNWRDKDQTEGLGQPHVSGHVAKIEQVPFDAATLHSSKAMAAQHGMEDDGSGKKQIWRIEGSEKVPVDPATYGQFYGGDSYIILYDYQHDGKQGQIIYTWQGADSTQDEIATSAFLTVQLDEELGGTPVQKRVVQGKEPPHLMSMFGGKPLVVYKGGTSREGGQTAPAATRLFQVRSSTSGATRAVELDPTASQLNSNDAFVLKTPSAAYLWVGQGASNAEKSGAQELLKILGARPVQVAEGKEPDNFWAALGGKAPYRTSPRLKDKKMDAHPPRLFACSNKSGRFTIEEVPGDLTQDDLATDDVMLLDTWDQVFVWIGKDAQEEEKTEALKSAKRYIDTDPSTRDKRTPVTIVKQGFEPPTFSGWFLGWDDDYWAVDPLQRAMADVDV; encoded by the exons CCTGTCAGCATGGTGGAGCACGCCGAGTTTCTGAAGGCTGGGAAGGAACCCGGCCTTCAGATCTGGAGGGTCGAGAAATTTGATTTGGTCCCAGTGCCAAAAAACCTGTATGGAGACTTCTTCACCGGTGATTCCTACCTGGTGCTGAACACCATCAAGCAGCGCAGCGGGAACCTCCAGTACGACCTGCACTTCTGGCTGG GTGATGAAAGCTCTCAGGATGAGCGAGGGGCTGCTGCCATCTTCACTGTGCAGATGGATGagcacctgcagggcagggctgtgcagcaccGCGAGGTGCAGGGCCACGAGTCCCCCACCTTCCTGGGCTACTTCAAATCTGGCATCAAGTACAAG GCTGGTGGTGTGGCTTCTGGCTTCAGGCACGTGGTTCCCAACGAGGTCAcagtgcagaggctgctgcaggtcaAAGGCAGGCGGACAGTCCGGGCCACGGAGGTCCCTGTGAGCTGGGACAGCTTCAACACAGGGGACTGCTTCATCCTGGACCTGGGCAGT AACATCTTCCAATGGTGTGGCTCCCAGAGCAACCGGCAGGAGCGGCTGAAGGCCACAGTGCTGGCCAAGGGCATCCGGGACAATGAGCGCAACGGCCGCGCCAAGGTCTACGTGTCAGAGGAGGGATCCGAGCGCGAGGAAATGCTCCAG GTTCTGGGACCAAAGCCCAGTTTGCCAGCAGGAGTTTCTGATGAGACCAAAACCGACACAGCCAACAGGAAGCTGGCTAAGCTGTACAAG GTCTCCAATGGGGCTGGGAACATGGCAGTGTCCTTGGTGGCAGATGAGAAccccttctcccaggcagccctgAGTACAGATGACTGCTTCATCCTGGACCACGGCACAGATGGAAAGATCTTTGTTTGGAAAG GCAAAGGTGCCAACTCTGAAGAGAAGAAGGCAGCACTGAAAACAGCCTCAGAGTTCATTGACAAGATGGGTTATCCCAAACACACCCAG ATCCAAGTCCTCCCTGAGAGTGGTGAGACACCTTTGTTCAAGCAATTCTTCAAGAACTGGCGGGACAAGGACCAGACagaagggctggggcagcctcacgTGTCTGGCCATGTTGCCAAGATCGAGCAGGTCCCTTTCGACGCTGccaccctgcacagctccaaGGCCATGGCTGCCCAGCACGGCATGGAGGATGATGGCTCTGGCAAGAAACAG ATCTGGAGAATAGAAGGCTCCGAGAAGGTGCCAGTGGACCCCGCCACGTACGGGCAGTTCTACGGCGGGGACAGCTACATCATCCTGTACGATTACCAGCACGACGGGAAGCAGGGACAGATCATCTACACCTG GCAGGGCGCCGACTCCACGCAGGATGAAATTGCAACCTCTGCATTCCTCACAGTGCAGCTggatgaggagctgggaggCACCCCTGTGCAG AAACGAGTAGTGCAAGGGAAAGAGCCCCCTCACCTGATGAGCATGTTTGGTGGAAAGCCCTTGGTTGTCTACAAGGGTGGAACCTCAAGGGAAGGAGGCCAGACTGCTCCTGCGGCAACGCGGCTGTTCCAGGTGCGCTCCAGCACCTCCGGAGCCACCAGAGCAGTGGAG CTGGATCCTACAGCCAGTCAGCTGAACTCCAATGATGCCTTTGTCCTGAAAACTCCCTCTGCTGCCTACCTGTGGGTTGGCCAAGGAGCCAGCAACGCTGAGAAATcaggagcacaggagctgctgaagatACTGGGAGCTCGCCCAGTACAGGTTGCTGAGGGCAAAGAGCCAG acAATTTCTGGGCAGCCTTGGGTGGCAAAGCTCCGTACCGCACCTCGCCCCGCCTCAAGGACAAGAAGATGGACGCTCACCCCCCGCGCCTCTTCGCGTGCTCCAACAAGAGCGGCCGCTTCACC ATTGAAGAAGTTCCTGGAGATCTGACTCAGGATGACCTTGCCACAGATGATGTGATGCTCCTGGACACATGGGATCAG gTCTTTGTATGGATTGGGAAAGATgcccaagaagaagaaaagactgAAGCACTCAAGTCTG ccaaGCGCTACATTGACACAGACCCCTCCACGCGGGACAAGAGGACCCCGGTGACCATCGTCAAGCAGGGCTTTGAGCCTCCCACCTTCTCTGGCTGgttcctgggctgggatgaTGACTACTGGGCTGTGGATCCCCTGCAGAGAGCAATGGCAGATGTGGATGTGTGA
- the GSN gene encoding gelsolin isoform X3, translated as MVEHAEFLKAGKEPGLQIWRVEKFDLVPVPKNLYGDFFTGDSYLVLNTIKQRSGNLQYDLHFWLGDESSQDERGAAAIFTVQMDEHLQGRAVQHREVQGHESPTFLGYFKSGIKYKAGGVASGFRHVVPNEVTVQRLLQVKGRRTVRATEVPVSWDSFNTGDCFILDLGSNIFQWCGSQSNRQERLKATVLAKGIRDNERNGRAKVYVSEEGSEREEMLQVLGPKPSLPAGVSDETKTDTANRKLAKLYKVSNGAGNMAVSLVADENPFSQAALSTDDCFILDHGTDGKIFVWKGKGANSEEKKAALKTASEFIDKMGYPKHTQIQVLPESGETPLFKQFFKNWRDKDQTEGLGQPHVSGHVAKIEQVPFDAATLHSSKAMAAQHGMEDDGSGKKQIWRIEGSEKVPVDPATYGQFYGGDSYIILYDYQHDGKQGQIIYTWQGADSTQDEIATSAFLTVQLDEELGGTPVQKRVVQGKEPPHLMSMFGGKPLVVYKGGTSREGGQTAPAATRLFQVRSSTSGATRAVELDPTASQLNSNDAFVLKTPSAAYLWVGQGASNAEKSGAQELLKILGARPVQVAEGKEPDNFWAALGGKAPYRTSPRLKDKKMDAHPPRLFACSNKSGRFTIEEVPGDLTQDDLATDDVMLLDTWDQVFVWIGKDAQEEEKTEALKSAKRYIDTDPSTRDKRTPVTIVKQGFEPPTFSGWFLGWDDDYWAVDPLQRAMADVDV; from the exons ATGGTGGAGCACGCCGAGTTTCTGAAGGCTGGGAAGGAACCCGGCCTTCAGATCTGGAGGGTCGAGAAATTTGATTTGGTCCCAGTGCCAAAAAACCTGTATGGAGACTTCTTCACCGGTGATTCCTACCTGGTGCTGAACACCATCAAGCAGCGCAGCGGGAACCTCCAGTACGACCTGCACTTCTGGCTGG GTGATGAAAGCTCTCAGGATGAGCGAGGGGCTGCTGCCATCTTCACTGTGCAGATGGATGagcacctgcagggcagggctgtgcagcaccGCGAGGTGCAGGGCCACGAGTCCCCCACCTTCCTGGGCTACTTCAAATCTGGCATCAAGTACAAG GCTGGTGGTGTGGCTTCTGGCTTCAGGCACGTGGTTCCCAACGAGGTCAcagtgcagaggctgctgcaggtcaAAGGCAGGCGGACAGTCCGGGCCACGGAGGTCCCTGTGAGCTGGGACAGCTTCAACACAGGGGACTGCTTCATCCTGGACCTGGGCAGT AACATCTTCCAATGGTGTGGCTCCCAGAGCAACCGGCAGGAGCGGCTGAAGGCCACAGTGCTGGCCAAGGGCATCCGGGACAATGAGCGCAACGGCCGCGCCAAGGTCTACGTGTCAGAGGAGGGATCCGAGCGCGAGGAAATGCTCCAG GTTCTGGGACCAAAGCCCAGTTTGCCAGCAGGAGTTTCTGATGAGACCAAAACCGACACAGCCAACAGGAAGCTGGCTAAGCTGTACAAG GTCTCCAATGGGGCTGGGAACATGGCAGTGTCCTTGGTGGCAGATGAGAAccccttctcccaggcagccctgAGTACAGATGACTGCTTCATCCTGGACCACGGCACAGATGGAAAGATCTTTGTTTGGAAAG GCAAAGGTGCCAACTCTGAAGAGAAGAAGGCAGCACTGAAAACAGCCTCAGAGTTCATTGACAAGATGGGTTATCCCAAACACACCCAG ATCCAAGTCCTCCCTGAGAGTGGTGAGACACCTTTGTTCAAGCAATTCTTCAAGAACTGGCGGGACAAGGACCAGACagaagggctggggcagcctcacgTGTCTGGCCATGTTGCCAAGATCGAGCAGGTCCCTTTCGACGCTGccaccctgcacagctccaaGGCCATGGCTGCCCAGCACGGCATGGAGGATGATGGCTCTGGCAAGAAACAG ATCTGGAGAATAGAAGGCTCCGAGAAGGTGCCAGTGGACCCCGCCACGTACGGGCAGTTCTACGGCGGGGACAGCTACATCATCCTGTACGATTACCAGCACGACGGGAAGCAGGGACAGATCATCTACACCTG GCAGGGCGCCGACTCCACGCAGGATGAAATTGCAACCTCTGCATTCCTCACAGTGCAGCTggatgaggagctgggaggCACCCCTGTGCAG AAACGAGTAGTGCAAGGGAAAGAGCCCCCTCACCTGATGAGCATGTTTGGTGGAAAGCCCTTGGTTGTCTACAAGGGTGGAACCTCAAGGGAAGGAGGCCAGACTGCTCCTGCGGCAACGCGGCTGTTCCAGGTGCGCTCCAGCACCTCCGGAGCCACCAGAGCAGTGGAG CTGGATCCTACAGCCAGTCAGCTGAACTCCAATGATGCCTTTGTCCTGAAAACTCCCTCTGCTGCCTACCTGTGGGTTGGCCAAGGAGCCAGCAACGCTGAGAAATcaggagcacaggagctgctgaagatACTGGGAGCTCGCCCAGTACAGGTTGCTGAGGGCAAAGAGCCAG acAATTTCTGGGCAGCCTTGGGTGGCAAAGCTCCGTACCGCACCTCGCCCCGCCTCAAGGACAAGAAGATGGACGCTCACCCCCCGCGCCTCTTCGCGTGCTCCAACAAGAGCGGCCGCTTCACC ATTGAAGAAGTTCCTGGAGATCTGACTCAGGATGACCTTGCCACAGATGATGTGATGCTCCTGGACACATGGGATCAG gTCTTTGTATGGATTGGGAAAGATgcccaagaagaagaaaagactgAAGCACTCAAGTCTG ccaaGCGCTACATTGACACAGACCCCTCCACGCGGGACAAGAGGACCCCGGTGACCATCGTCAAGCAGGGCTTTGAGCCTCCCACCTTCTCTGGCTGgttcctgggctgggatgaTGACTACTGGGCTGTGGATCCCCTGCAGAGAGCAATGGCAGATGTGGATGTGTGA
- the STOM gene encoding stomatin, with the protein MSDEEAGYAAKPRRPADDTNSGLGFCGWILVMASIFFTVITFPISVWMCIKIIKEYERAIIFRLGRILKGGAKGPGLFFVLPCTDSFIKVDMRTISFDIPPQEILTKDSVTINVDGVVYYRVQNATLAVANVTNADSATRLLAQTTLRNVLGTKSLSEILSDREEIARSMQVTLDEATDDWGIKVERVEIKDVKLPVQLQRAMAAEAEAAREARAKVMTSAEGEMNASRALKEASMVITESPAALQLRYLQTLTTIAAEKNSTIVFPLPINILQGLLERINKRRDGDSVGKTKTRQTATSIESDIHKIWDEAVELKCQDH; encoded by the exons CAAGCCCCGGCGGCCTGCAG ATGATACCAACTCTGGCCTCGGTTTTTGTGGATGGATCCTGGTGATGGCCTcgatttttttcactgttattACATTTCCTATATCAGTATGGATGTGCATAAAG ATTATCAAGGAATACGAGCGAGCCATCATCTTCCGCCTTGGACGCATCCTGAAAGGGGGAGCAAAGGGACCAG gtttgttttttgtccTGCCTTGCACAGACAGCTTCATCAAAGTTGATATGAGAACCATCTCTTTTGATATCCCTCCTCAGGAG ATCCTGACCAAGGACTCGGTGACAATCAACGTGGATGGAGTGGTTTATTACAGGGTGCAGAACGCCACCCTGGCCGTGGCAAACGTCACCAACGCCGACTCAGCCACCCGGCTCCTGGCACAGACCACCCTGAGGAACGTCCTGGGCACCAAAAGCCTCTCTGAGATCCTCTCTGACCGTGAGGAAATTGCCCGCAGCATGCAG GTCACACTTGATGAGGCAACAGATGATTGGGGGATTAAGGTGGAACGTGTGGAGATCAAGGATGTGAAGTTacctgtccagctgcagagagccatGGCTGCAGAAGCAGAGGCTGCCCGGGAGGCAAGAGCCAAGGTAATGACATCA GCCGAGGGGGAGATGAACGCGTCCAGGGCGCTGAAGGAGGCATCCATGGTGATCACGGagtctcctgctgctctccagctgcgCTACCTGCAGACCCTGACCACCATCGCTGCCGAGAAGAATTCCACCATCGTCTTCCCCCTGCCCATAAACATCCTGCAGGGCCTGCTAG AACGGATTAATAAGAGAAGAGATGGAGACAGCGTAGGGAAGACTAAGACTCGTCAGACTGCCACCAGTATTGAGTCTGACATCCATAAAATCTGGGACGAGGCAGTGGAACTGAAATGCCAAGATCACTGA